The Bradysia coprophila strain Holo2 unplaced genomic scaffold, BU_Bcop_v1 contig_151, whole genome shotgun sequence genome contains a region encoding:
- the LOC119074658 gene encoding SRR1-like protein — MSSDEEPFVLVTSKRQKSKNNKPILSRQSHKQHDSGKLIQLFAEDNGKTFDKSAELRKIADFTQKIENSDYFRQSVDLVSNQSTEPPITKIVCFGIGHIRHCNTSRYQLAYILALRRHLQVESIQFHEPLLTGHDEDLLNALHCELVSINIEGKLEINPSETTLVFLPHCPKQLINNLLWKNWSANALRRIVLISNSFQAIVQQTPTSCLGQDAGYISRIERHTTEFSLRNSFEHRNVFNDIAIHFFNADHYEDNFFDHQLEPSYDTSELIETIDRLTIR; from the exons ATGTCCAGCGATGAAGAACCATTTGTATTGGTAACGTCGAAACgtcaaaaatccaaaaacaacaaaccaaTTCTTAGCAGACAGTCGCATAAACAACACGATAGTGGGAAACTTATTCAACTTTTCGCTGAAGACAACGGCAAAACATTCGATAAATCAGCTGAGCTGAG aaaaattgcCGACTTCACccagaaaatcgaaaattccgATTACTTTCGTCAGTCAGTCGACCTAGTGTCCAATCAATCAACAGAACCACCAATAACCAAGATCGTTTGCTTTGGCATCGGTCACATAAGACATTGTAACACATCCCGCTATCAACTCGCCTACATATTGGCATTGAGACGACACTTGCAAGTcgaatcaattcaatttcacgAGCCACTTCTCACCGGACACGACGAAGATCTACTGAATGCACTGCATTGTGAATTGGTTTCGATAAACATCGAAGGAAAACTCGAAATCAATCCGTCAGAAACGACCTTGGTGTTCTTGCCGCATTGCCCGAAGCAGCTAATCAACAATTTACTGTGGAAGAATTGGTCGGCAAACGCTCTGCGACGAATTGTTCTGATCAGCAACAGTTTTCAGGCTATCGTTCAGCAAACACCGACCAGTTGTTTAGGTCAAGACGCCGGTTATATCAGTCGAATCGAACGCCACACGACCGAATTTTCGTTGAGAAATTCATTCGAACACAGGAACGTGTTCAACGACATTGCGATTCATTTCTTCAACGCCGACCATTACGAGGATAACTTTTTCGATCATCAACTGGAACCGTCCTACGATACCAGCGAACTGATTGAAACGATAGATCGTCTAACCATCCGGTAA
- the LOC119074710 gene encoding protein FMC1 homolog → MTSNIYRSLISELRLASPNGVMNKDSLVFKYIASQFRKYKTTDQQLCKAREEMQFLGITYRCYLKSLRKQEEIQKHFKGSGERTVKATADMVGFKLPHDPK, encoded by the coding sequence ATGACTTCGAACATTTATCGGTCGCTAATATCGGAACTACGACTGGCCAGTCCAAATGGTGTTATGAACAAGGACTCTTTGGTGTTCAAGTACATTGCGTCGCAGTTTCGTAAATACAAGACGACCGATCAGCAGCTGTGCAAAGCAAGAGAAGAAATGCAGTTCTTGGGCATCACTTACCGTTGCTACTTGAAAAGTTTGAGAAAGCAGGAAGAAATTCAGAAGCATTTCAAAGGAAGCGGCGAAAGAACAGTCAAAGCTACCGCCGACATGGTCGGATTCAAATTACCGCATGATCCAAAGTAA
- the LOC119074685 gene encoding NADH dehydrogenase [ubiquinone] iron-sulfur protein 8, mitochondrial — translation MATVKLFQVARNGSRHLRPITQYRCTSTSPDKPTPGYMYVNNKLPSMEMAEITDRASQTIFWTELFRGLGVTMAHIFKEPATINYPFEKGPLSPRFRGEHALRRYPSGEERCIACKLCEAICPAQAITIEAEERADGSRRTTRYDIDMTKCIYCGFCQEACPVDAIVEGPNFEFSTETHEELLYNKEKLLNNGDKWESEIASNIQADHLYR, via the exons ATGGCTAcagtaaaattgtttcaagTTGCACGCAACG gatCTCGACACTTGCGCCCAATCACCCAGTATCGATGCACGTCAACATCGCCAGATAAGCCCACTCCCGGCTATATGTATGTCAACAATAAACTTCCCAGCATGGAAATGGCAGAAATTACCGATCGTGCTtcgcaaacaattttttggacTGAACTGTTCAGAGGCTTGGGCGTTACGATGGCGCATATATTCAAGGAACCCGCTACGATCAACTATCCGTTCGAGAAGGGACCGTTGAGTCCCCGATTTCGCGGTGAGCATGCATTGAGACGCTATCCGAGTGGTGAAGAACGGTGTATCGCTTGCAAACTGTGCGAAGCAATTTGTCCAGCCCAAGCGATTACGATCGAAGCAGAAGAACGGGCTGACGGCAGTCGTCGGACCACTCGCTACGACATCGACATGACGAAATGCATTTACTGTGGATTTTGTCAG GAAGCATGTCCGGTTGATGCAATTGTCGAAGGACCGAATTTCGAATTCTCAACAGAAACACACGAAGAATTGTTGTACAACAAAGAGAAACTGCTGAACAACGGCGACAAATGGGAGTCCGAAATAGCATCCAATATTCAAGCAGATCATTTGTATCGTTAG